From one Streptomyces sp. R41 genomic stretch:
- a CDS encoding TetR/AcrR family transcriptional regulator — protein sequence MSVRERKERERANRHRLIVATAREIAETHGWEALTTRRLAEQIEYSQPVLYSHFRGKSEIVGAVALEGFAELTTALRAAVPEGTAGREAVAALARAYTDFAARNPALYDAMFSLDNGLPFAEETTPAPLRAAFQALLDPLVDHAHPDDPGLFVETFWAALHGLVTLTRARRLPADRVADRLTLLVDRFVPR from the coding sequence ATGTCGGTACGTGAACGCAAAGAACGCGAGCGGGCCAACCGCCACAGGCTGATCGTCGCCACAGCCCGCGAAATCGCCGAGACCCACGGATGGGAGGCCCTCACCACGCGCCGCCTCGCCGAGCAGATCGAGTACAGCCAGCCCGTGCTCTACAGCCACTTCCGGGGCAAGAGCGAGATCGTGGGAGCGGTCGCGCTGGAGGGGTTCGCCGAGCTGACGACCGCGCTGCGCGCCGCGGTGCCCGAAGGGACCGCCGGCCGGGAGGCGGTGGCGGCACTGGCCCGGGCCTACACCGACTTCGCCGCGCGCAATCCAGCCCTGTATGACGCGATGTTCAGCCTCGACAACGGCCTCCCCTTCGCCGAGGAGACCACGCCCGCCCCGCTCCGCGCGGCGTTCCAGGCCCTCCTTGACCCACTTGTCGACCACGCGCACCCGGACGACCCGGGGTTGTTCGTCGAGACGTTCTGGGCCGCACTGCACGGACTGGTCACCCTCACCCGTGCCCGACGCCTGCCCGCCGACCGGGTCGCCGACCGCCTCACGCTTCTGGTCGACCGCTTCGTCCCCCGCTAG
- a CDS encoding TetR family transcriptional regulator, whose amino-acid sequence MPAEAKADSKNARSASQPSTPLSTHSSTPHPATPPLTERQEARRRRILRASAQLASRGGFDAVQMREVAESSQVALGTLYRYFPSKVHLLVATMQDQLEHMHGTLRKKPPAGDTAAERVAETLMRAFRALQREPHLADAMVRALTFADRSVSPEVDQVSRQTTVIILDAMGLDDPTPAQLSAVRVIEHTWHSALITWLSGRASIAQVKIDIETVCRLIDLTDPGAQD is encoded by the coding sequence ATGCCTGCGGAAGCCAAGGCGGACTCGAAGAACGCGCGGTCGGCGTCGCAGCCGTCCACGCCCCTCTCCACGCACTCCTCCACCCCGCACCCCGCCACTCCCCCGCTCACCGAGCGGCAGGAGGCACGCCGCCGCCGGATCCTGCGCGCGAGCGCGCAGTTGGCCAGCCGGGGCGGCTTCGACGCCGTGCAGATGCGCGAGGTCGCGGAGTCGTCGCAGGTCGCCCTGGGCACGCTGTACCGCTACTTCCCTTCGAAGGTCCATCTGCTGGTCGCCACGATGCAGGACCAGCTGGAGCACATGCACGGCACTCTGCGTAAGAAGCCGCCGGCCGGGGACACGGCGGCGGAGCGGGTGGCGGAGACCCTGATGCGGGCGTTCCGCGCCCTGCAGCGGGAGCCGCATCTCGCCGACGCCATGGTCCGCGCGCTCACCTTCGCGGACCGCAGCGTCAGCCCCGAGGTCGACCAGGTCTCCCGGCAGACCACGGTGATCATCCTCGACGCCATGGGCCTCGACGATCCCACCCCCGCCCAGCTCTCCGCCGTCCGCGTCATCGAGCACACCTGGCACTCGGCCCTGATCACCTGGCTCTCCGGCCGGGCCTCGATCGCTCAGGTCAAGATCGACATCGAGACGGTGTGCCGCCTGATCGACCTGACGGACCCGGGCGCACAGGACTAG
- a CDS encoding glycosyltransferase family 4 protein: protein MTAEAMEAGPGEGAAADGDRPLRIALLTYKGNPFCGGQGVYVRHLSRELARLGHRVEVIGSQPYPVLDEGLPELSLTELPSLDLYRQPDPFRTPKRQEFRDWVDALEVGTMWTGGFPEPLTFSLRARRHLRARRGEFDVVHDNQTLGYGLLGDVGAPLVTTIHHPITVDRQLELDAAEGWQRRASVRRWYSFTRMQKRVARRLPSVLTVSGTSRQEIVDHLGVAQDRIHVVHIGADTDLFSPDPAVRQVPGRIVTTSSADVPLKGLVFLVEALAKVRTEHPGAHLVVVGKRAEDGPVAQAIERYGLEGAVEFVKGISDAELVDLVRSAEVACVPSLYEGFSLPAAEAMATGTPLVATTGGAIPEVAGPDGETCLAVPPGDSGALAAGLSRLLGDPELRVRLGVAGRERVLERFTWARAAEGTVAQYREAMAGSAGAAARRSAGDDFRRSTAGNRSAPTPPDRSAAIKGAEAPAPDAPEELVVANRESRATC from the coding sequence GTGACCGCTGAGGCCATGGAGGCGGGCCCCGGGGAGGGCGCGGCTGCCGACGGGGACCGACCTCTGCGCATCGCGCTCCTCACGTACAAGGGAAACCCGTTCTGCGGCGGCCAGGGCGTCTACGTACGGCACCTCTCGCGCGAGCTCGCCCGCCTCGGCCACCGGGTCGAGGTCATCGGCTCCCAGCCCTATCCCGTGCTGGACGAAGGCCTCCCCGAGCTGAGCCTCACCGAGCTGCCCAGCCTCGACCTGTACCGCCAGCCCGACCCCTTTCGCACCCCGAAGCGCCAGGAGTTCCGGGACTGGGTGGACGCGCTCGAGGTGGGCACGATGTGGACCGGGGGCTTTCCCGAGCCGCTGACCTTCTCGCTGCGCGCCCGGCGCCATCTGCGTGCCCGCCGCGGCGAGTTCGACGTCGTGCACGACAACCAGACCCTCGGGTACGGCCTGTTGGGTGACGTGGGCGCGCCGCTGGTGACCACCATCCACCACCCCATCACCGTCGACCGGCAGCTGGAGCTGGACGCCGCCGAGGGCTGGCAGCGCCGCGCGTCCGTACGCCGCTGGTACTCCTTCACGCGCATGCAGAAGCGCGTCGCGCGCCGCCTGCCGTCCGTGCTCACCGTCTCCGGTACGTCACGCCAGGAGATCGTCGATCACCTGGGTGTGGCTCAGGACCGTATCCACGTCGTGCACATCGGTGCGGACACCGACCTTTTCTCGCCGGATCCGGCGGTACGGCAGGTGCCGGGCCGCATCGTGACGACGTCCAGCGCGGACGTGCCGCTCAAGGGCCTGGTCTTCCTCGTCGAGGCGCTCGCGAAGGTGCGCACCGAGCACCCCGGCGCCCACCTCGTCGTCGTCGGCAAGCGCGCCGAGGACGGACCCGTCGCCCAGGCCATCGAGCGGTACGGACTCGAAGGCGCCGTCGAGTTCGTCAAGGGGATCTCCGACGCGGAACTGGTCGACCTGGTGCGCTCGGCGGAGGTCGCCTGCGTGCCGTCGCTGTACGAGGGCTTCTCCCTCCCGGCGGCGGAGGCCATGGCGACCGGCACACCGCTGGTGGCCACGACCGGCGGGGCGATCCCGGAGGTCGCGGGGCCCGACGGCGAGACCTGCCTCGCGGTGCCGCCCGGCGACTCGGGCGCACTGGCCGCGGGTCTGAGCCGGCTGCTCGGCGACCCGGAGCTGCGGGTACGTCTCGGCGTCGCCGGCCGTGAGCGGGTACTGGAGCGCTTCACCTGGGCCCGAGCCGCCGAGGGCACGGTGGCCCAGTACCGCGAGGCAATGGCCGGCTCCGCCGGCGCGGCTGCCCGCCGCTCCGCGGGCGACGACTTCCGCCGCTCCACGGCAGGTAACCGCTCCGCACCCACGCCTCCCGACCGCTCCGCGGCCATCAAGGGGGCCGAAGCCCCCGC